Below is a window of Camelus ferus isolate YT-003-E chromosome 4, BCGSAC_Cfer_1.0, whole genome shotgun sequence DNA.
ctacaGACAAAGCGGACCAGTGGTCGCCTGGGGCTTGGGTGGCACTGAGGTAGGAAAGGACCACCAATGGACAGAAAATTCTTGAGGATGATGAAGATCCTCACtctcttgactgtggtgatgttTTCATGGGTCTATCCAAGTAAAAACatcaaattttatactttaaatatgtgcagttgaTTGTCAATTACACATTGAGAAAGCTATTAACAACTGCAGATAACTCTCAAGTCAGCATTTTCACACAAAACCTGACTTTCATAAAcctgattttcatttctgatgttgagttgtaaATGCCTATATTTGGAGGACAGAACTAATGACCTACCCACACTGCACAGACCCGCTGGCCtcagagaggaggctggctgAGGCCCTGGGCTACTATGGGGGCGCAAGGAGTTGGGGGTACTTTCTTAGTTCCTAAAGGCATTGGAGTTGCCGTGTGTATGGGAAGACTCCAAAGCAATTCACTCACTTCCAGCCAGATGCTAGTTCCCCACCAGGCCCGGGTTCTGAGATTCAGATTCTGGACCTATCAGAgtgggccctgggctctggtAGGCAAAGTTCCTGGTTCCCAAACATTTGGGGGGCTACCTCGAATAAACCTGCAGGCAGCAGAGAACAATCAACCACCCACTGTCTGCAGGTTCTGCAACACCGGGCCCCTGGAGGTCCTGATTCTAAGCTCTGCAACTCCTGAGTGTTCCAGGAGACCAGGGAGGTCCGGGGCCTCCCTGATCCCCAGGTTCTGAAAGGCGTCTGCACCAGCCTCCCTGCAGAGGCTGGCCTTAGCCTCCTACTTCCCCGTTTCCCCAAAGCCCCGTTGTGCGGCCTTCCCCTCCATGCTCCGCGCTGACGTAGCTTCTCCGGCCCGCACAGAATCCCAGGAAGCCAGTGTGAGCGCCAGGCTTTCGGGAAGAGGCCTCCCAAAGTGGCCCGTGGCTTCCTTGTGCCGAACTCAGCCCAGGCTGCAGAGCCCGGGCAGCGGCGGCTGCGGTGCGCGCGATGCGCCACCAGGCGGCGCCAGGCCTCCCGCGGTCTTCCTCGGGGCGCGGCCCCAGCATTAGCGCCTCTGCCCACCCCAAGGCGCCCGCTGCCGGCTGCATCTCTCCCCGCTGCAGGGAGACGAGCCTGTCATGGGCGTTCGAGGGGCCACCTGTGAGGGGATCTGCGCCATTCTCGGGGGCTCCTCTGGGCACGGGGGCAGATCTGAAGGTACCAGTCTGCGATTTCCCCTCCCACCGGCCGCCTCCCGGCTGAGGCAAAACATTGTTCGGCGTCTCCGCGGCTCCAGTTCTGGAATTTTAGTTTAGAAATATTTAGAGTAACCAATCCATTCCATCCTTACGTAAGCGCTTTTTTCAACTTGGGCTGCTCTTTTgaaccacctggggagctttttaaaaaatcttggtgCCCAGGACATATGGAACTTCCGCTCACTTTTCACTGATTAAAGCAAGACACAGGACCACATCTACCTTCAGCGTGCCTACGAGAAACGTAATTCTTCCGTGGACAACACAAATACCACAGccctagaaaaatacaaaactagaAGAAACCAGTTACTAAAGATGATAGCCCAGTGGTTTTATGGATAAATTCTCCATAAATTAAATAATCTCTAAGGAACAGGTCCTCCCAAAGCTATTTGAACCATTTTCAGGTGGAAAGCTCCCTTTAAGATAATATTTTACTATCTTAAAATCAAAACCTGATAAGAATCAGTCAATCAAAATACACTATGGATGAATCTAAATTATGGAGATAGATgtaaaaattacaattaaattattagcaaactgaatcaagaaatagGTTAAGAGTAACAGCAAACACTTTAGTTCTTACTGTGTGttgggcactgttctaaatgtttTGCAATATGAactaatttaatcttcagaacaatCTATTGTTaagtaattactattattattattccccaTTTACAGATAGGGAAGCCATTAATGGATTCTTATTACATTCCTTGCTTtagagctgagatttaaaaaaaaagaaaagtacagtgAGGGAGTATGGAGAGCAGCAACACAGTGGTGGGGGCAGCTTTCACGTATCTTTACCTGGCTGTAAAGGAACGTGGGGGTGTGGGTATAGCTGTCGGTTTTGGGAAGAGGTATAGCAATATCTGTATCGTACAAGAAGACCACTAACGTAGTAATCTGTTTTCACTGAGATTCATATTTATCTACTGCAAGTGTCTGGACGTGAATCAAATCAGTCACACTCGTTTGAGGGAACGGGAAACGGTAAAGCGCAGGCAAAGGCTGCCTGAGTCAAGTGCTGGATACTGCAGCGAACAGAAGCAGCTCCTCCACTACGTTGCACTTGCATTCCAGAGGGAGTGGGTCCAAGCAATCAACAAATAAATACCAGAGGCCAGTCaagaaaggtggggaaagagTACCAGTTATACTTGGGGTTTGGAGGAGTCCTCTGTGTGAGGTGCAGATATCCGGGGAATGAGTTTTTCAGACAAAGGAAGCAGCAAGGACAAGGGTCCAGGAAAGGGCTTGCTCATGGGGTGTTTGAGGAAAATTGTGTGCATAGCTGATTCAGGTTTAAAAGAAGcatgggaagaggaagggagttGTGTTAGGAATCCTGGTGGCTGGATGACTGCTGTTAGCCCTTGTTTCTCAGGCCAGGCTCTCCTGAACTCCCTGGCACTCcagttttccatctttcttcaccAAGTGGTTCACCAGTAATTGTCTATTATTCTAGTAACCAAAACAGATACGTcatatgtttttcaaaaacaacGGAACAATGTTTctgaaatgcttatttttaagaaCAACAGCTAGTGTCCTGATGGGCCTGCCTCCAGGAGCAAATAGTTTCAACTCAAGTTCCTTCCTGGGACAAGAGAATCAAGTGACAAAGTCCTTGAAGCCAAGAATAGAGATTTGGAAGTCTTCACTGTTGTCCCTGAAACCCCACAATAACCTCAGGGTGTCCTGGTTTGACATTTACTCTGGAAGTTTATTTGACACTTATGTAAATTTCCTCCACTCAGGTATAAGTTATTCATGAGACTTAAAGGGGACCAATAGGACAACTTGAAAATACCTCCTTAATCCCACAATCCTATAATTTCATACTCACTTTATTGATGGCATTTTGAGGATTTCAATTTGACAAACTTGTTTATTTGGAGAAAGTGTAGCACAAATGGTCACAATAAAGAGCATTCAAGGCAAAGAGCATGGTGTAGAGAAGGGGGTTGGCAAACTTCTCTAAAAGCTAGCTAGTAAATATACTGGGCTTTGTAAGCCAAGAGGCAAAATTGAAGATATTATGTAGATATTAATATAGTAATAAGGAAAACACATGTCCATATTTTCTGATGAAATTCAAAACACAATattgaatacaattttttttaagtacggGTCTATTaatgagaagaatggaattcTTTTCTGGAATAACATTTTGCTTAACTGGGGTTGAAAATTTAGTGTTTCTAGTATCACATAAATCGCCAGTGTTCTTGGCTCATGGGCTGTGTacaaacaggcagtgggctgaaTTTGGCCTATGGGCCATACTTTGCCAACCCCTGGTATAGAAAACAAGGTTTCGATGTTTAAAGTATTCCTGGAGGTCTGGCTGAAGTTATAAGCAGAGgaggaatttaaaaagagagaaagaaggataaGGACTGGAAGAGATACATTGACATTACCTGCAGATAACACACTCATGTATAGGTACCTATAAAACCAACAGAATCCACAAAGTATTAGGCCTAATTTTATTATAACTAATGAAAATTTTCATCAAGGTTGCTAGGGAGATCAGCTTACAAAAATCAATAACATTTCTCTACACCAGCAAAAACTCATAATAATTAAtggttaaaaaaaccccacaaataaacaaacaaaaaaaccctgtgaAAGTATATAGGCATTACCAACCAAGAATATACCAGAAGATCGCCAaggagaaaactttaaaactctaagaaagacctaaacaagcaattctccaaggaagacatacaaatgatcaaaaagcacatgaaaaaatgatcaatatcactaattatcagagaaatgcaaatcaaaactacaatgaggtatcacctcacaccagtcagaatggccgtcattcaaaagtccatgaataacaaatgctggagaggctgtggagaaaggggaaccctcctacactgctggtgggaatgcagtttggtgcagccactatggaaaacagtgtggagattcctcaaaagactaggaatagacttaccatatgacccaggaatcccactcctgggcttgtatccagaaggaaatctacttcaggatgacacctgcaccccaatgttcatagcagcactatttacaatagccaaaacatggaaacagcctaaatgtccatcaacaggtgactggataaagaagatgtggtatatttatacaatggaatactactcagccataaaaactgacaacataatgccatttgcagcaacatggatgctcctggagaatgtcattctaagtgaagtaagccagaaagagaaagaaaaataccatatgagatcgctcatatgtggaatctaaaaaacaaaaacaaaaacaaacaaacaaacaaaaacaaagcataaataaaggacagaaatagactcacagacagagaatacagacttgtggttaccaggggggtggagggtgggaagggatagactgggatttcaaaattgtagaatagactacactgtatagctcagggaaatatacacaaaatgttatgataactcacagagaaaaaaatgtgacaatgagtgtgtatatgtccatgaataactgaaaaattgtgctgaacactggaatttgacacaacattgtaaaatgattataaatcaataaaaaatgttaaaaaaaataaaaaaaaactctaagaaaGGACATAGACAATGATCTGAATAAATTTATAGACCCTGGGATCACGTGGTTTTGGCCCGGTGAGCCTCAcatcagacttctgacctccagaacatgtaatgtgataaatgtgtgctgttttaagccactacatttgtggTTATTTGCTACAGCAGGAAAAGGAAACTAATATAGGACCCATTTCTCCTGTCCAGCTGGGTGCCAAGAATGGAGCTCCCTAGCTGTGTTGCTGATACACAGTTTTCTAACATAAATTTTCAGCTCTTGCAAGGGAGTGTGGTGTGTGTGATCTACTGCGTAATCCTACCTCATCTGCATTTGCAGTATTATTCTGTGGTGCTCCTGGCGGTAgacttatttcttttcctttaactcAGTTTGCTTTCAGGCCCTAAGAATGTGTTGACGGGCAGTGAGGTGGTAGTAAGTTGCTAAGGAACTAATAAAAACAGAGTTTAGGACTTAAATATCATGATGGAAAATCCCCCCTGGGACTTGGTTGTGAGCTTGGCCCTCCATCTCTGAACAAAATGTACCAAGAAGCAGTAGCGCTCCCACTGACGGCTGATTCTGAGATAGGCTGGGACCCGGGACCTTTTACCtgagtgcttgcacctggacaaacatcTCCTTCAGCAacgaatacaaagaaactataagggactaaacTTAGCTGCAAGCATGCACCGTCTCGGGCAATTATGAACAATAAGAGACAAAAAGGCCCCAACCAATTGCCATTTCTGAGAGCAAAAGCGggtgcacacagcaccaccaggGGGGTGGACCCCTCCAGCCCGACCCACCGACCCGCCCCTGCCCTCGCCCTGTTTAAGGAACCAGCTCACCCCCCGACTCAGGCGCAAGCAACGGCACCTGTTTCTTGTTCTCGCTCCCTTGTGTCGCAGCacgagtcccagtaaagccttgcctgaattcctCGTCTGGCCTCCAATCATTTCTACTGAATACAGAGTCCAGGGACCCAAGTCGGTAACAACTCCACCATAGTTTTCATTTGACCCCTGATTTCAGTagatattctagaaaaaaaaaaaaaaaaaagctttgaaaactcAGCgtctttgtgtctgtgagtcttccAGGCGAAATGATCACTGATTCGGGTTGACATCAGCAAGACGGTGGGTTAGGAGGTGTTAATCCTCACAGCCCCACAGACACACCTATTTTAACAACCGCTCATGGACTTGAGAACCTTTAGGAAAGTCCGGAAGTACAGCGGAAAGGTTCCAGCACGCAGATGGGGCGAAATAATTGAATAAGAACGGTTTCACTTTACCTgcgtcccccccgccccccgtccCAAGATGGCGGAGCACGGGCGTCTCCGGGAGCTTGTTAGAAGGCGggccctcggccccgcccccgccctgctAACTCAGAGCCCGCTGTTTCACAAGACCCCCAGGTGGTTCGCATGCACGTTACAGGAAGCCCTGCGTTATCATACATGCAGGACTCCATAAATAAAGCATTGCATTGCTCTGTGTGTTATTTAAAAGCTATAGAAATGGTGTCATTCTGCACATATTATTCAGCAGCTGTCTTTTTTCATCttacagtttgctttttttttaattttttaaaattttattttattgagttatagtcagtttacaatgtgtcaatttccagtgtcgagcacaatttttcagtcatacgtgaacatacatatattcattgtcacattctttttcaccgtgagctacaaGATTTTTACAATTTGCTTTTGAGATCTAACAATGCTCATATAGATCTGGTACATTCCCTTTTAACTTgaagaaaattcacatttatgTTGCTGATAATGAAATCTGTTATTAAATCAGTGGCATTGATTTGGTGCAATCAGGTACAAATGGAGGTGGTTGGAGAGTCTTAATGctctctcctttaaaaatgcactcagaataaacagcaaggtcctactccatagcacagggaactatattcaatggcttatagtaacctgtaatgaaaaagaatatgaaagcgaatatatatacgtatataactgaaccactatgcagAACACTAGAAACTAATCCATTGtaagtcagctatacttcaattaaaaaatgttttttaaaaaatgcactcaTTTCTTTCCTAGGGGCGTCACAGCCACTGGAGGAACATACTTCCCAAAGAAAAGCAATTACTGTCTGTGGCTTTAAGACTAAATGTTACATGCCCAGGAAAAAATAATGAGTGTTTAAAGTCTGGACGTTTCTATGTCAATGAGAACATTCAAAGCAAATTAGATAAACAAGGATATTTTTACATTAACAGGGTGGTTGCACAGAATATGAAGGGTCACGCACCCCAACTTGGATtgagatcttttttcttcttcatatctTCACAGGAAACTAGCCAGCAAACATCCCCAGGCTTTGATCTTTTTAAGACATAAATTATTCCACTTTTCATTGGCCCTCTAACTGACATAAGTCTTTATTAACAAGTACAATGGCTGACTTTATCATGATTTTTTATTAGGCAAGGCTGGTTACAGAAATACAGGTTGTGGAGGAAACTCACTAGCTAAGGCAATCGATAGAACCTGAAACATGCAGCCAGTTTACTGGAGGAAGGTCAATGTTGGACACCGAGGATTCAACTGTCACAGCTTGGAAAGCTGGTAACTCTACCTGTTGGTAAAATATTTGGTCAAATGGTTGCCTGCTGTACCTTGGAAAACAGACCATGTGCTGACAAAGGCTGTAGAGCTAGgggaataaatagaaaagatttgGGGTGTTGGAATATTGTTAATGTGTCTGTGACTTCTTGTGCTTTCAGAAAAACTTACAAGAGAGAGGGACTCAGGCTAGAGCCAGCCAGGCTGCAAGTAGAGAGAGAAGGTGGCACAACTTTGCTAAAAGAGACCCTCTTCTGCCTGAAGCATCCCTTTAAGCTGACTAAGAGTCGCTGCTTCTGTATCCCAAAGTGAAGCAGTTGTAAGTAGTGCCCGTGGAGTGGAAGTCTGGCTTTAGCAGAAATGGTGTTGCTGCATGAAAAGTGAAGAGCCTGCTAGCAAAGGATGGATTAAAggccctcccccccaaaaaaaataacCCATCCAAATCTGTGGCTTTAGATGGCCTCAGATTAGCCACCGTTAAATTAAAGGAAGGAGATGGAGTGGGCAGGGCATAGAGGTCAATCTAGAAAAGACCAGAGTTTCCAGGCTTAAATCTAAGTCTAGATAAGATCTGGGGGGTCTGGTTATCTGCAAATAAAGAAATCAAGAGGCAAATACACTAGAAGTTTACTAAGTTTTTGCGGAATTTGTGTTGCCAAAAGAAATTTAGGTCTGGCCTGTAGCAAAAACAGTGACTCTCTAACCCTCAAAATAATCTCTCCAGGCCTGCGTAAGCAGGAAGTGGCCGTGGACGGTGATGGACAAGGGAGAACCTCCCAGAGCTGGGGCCACAGACGACAGTGGGCATAAGACCTGCTCCCACCACATTCTCTTTTCCCTTATTACTTCTTACACTTCAGCTTTAACCACACAGATGAGGACAATGTCCTAGGGCGGTGGAGAAATGAGATAAAAGGAACTGAGTTCCTAAATGACTATAGGGAACAGAATTGTCAGCCACATTGGAAGGCCCACATCAGATTAATTCAATCTTTAGTAAATCATACTGGATTATAGCTAGCTCTCTTTCTCAGTAGTAGCCAAGCTAGGTAAACTAACGAAATGTCTAACACTCAGATATTCTATCCTTCCCCCACTGAACTCGCTCCCTCAGCTAACTGGAGTAAATGGCAATTCCATCCTTCCAGTTTCTCAGGCCAAAAGCCTTGGCGGCATCCTGTGTGCACAGCATTAAACCAGGTCTTGCATTTGTAACTTAGCTTCCCAGAACTCCAGATGACACATGCATAACGTGGGCCTGGTTAATGCTCTTTGGCCAAAGACCAGGAACATACCTGCAGTTGAACAGATTGGGTTTATTATTGTAGCTAGGAAGAATGCTTACAGTGGGGAACCATGGATGTCTCAGTAAGAGCATGTTCGGAAGAAACTACTGCAGGTTTGGGGGAGGATCTGCTCTGGCCTGTTTGCTCACATCACTcccatctgttttcttccttttctttctttcctttttttttcttttccttttttttttttttttaaggactgcTCTGTTCCTGACCCACAGACATCTTCACTTCTTGCTTTCAAGTGTCCTTAACAATTTCATGCCTCATTTGCATAAAATGTTTGGAGTTGAGGGGTAGGTTTCAGTGTGAGCTCATGCTGCCATCTTGTCCTGGGAACCCCTGAGGGTCTTTCTGTGCCTCCTGCTTGGCTGTAGCTCCCAAACACATGGCACTATCCAGCCATCTCCCGTCATCATTGTGGCCCTCCCTTGTATtgaaagggaaattaaagatCTTCTTCTGTGAGCTCCCCAAAGAAGAGGTTAATAACAGTTAGCCTCCTTGATGCCTCCTGACTGTCCTGAGTACAGATTGCTGGATATAAGTATTGCTCACATTTCATGGAATCTCACTTAATATGTTTACAGTAGATAACAGTGTGGTTGAAAGTGGTTTTCCAAGATTAAAAAGGACGTTGACCAGCTCAGGGGATGGATGAGATAGAGAAGCAAGGGCATGAAGGCATATCCTGAAGCATGTCAAGCTGGAATCAGCCCCAGCAGCATCGCTCCCTCATACCCCACTGACGAAGAGAATTCTAGGATGGAGCAATTCATAGGGCAAGTCTTATCGTTTGTCTTACCAGATCACTAAGAAATGGGCGGCTCAAAAGGCAAGCCGCACTCATGGGGACAGAGAATTATTGCAGAGAAGGGGGAATCCTGAAACTCAGGGAAGATTCTGAGAAGCTACAGGAAGTTTATGGGTACAGGGCCGAGGAAGTTCCCTCACTTCCTGTCAGCCTCACATCTCTTACAACAGAAGACAAGTCACAAGACTGCAAGGTGAATCATTTATTGATCAGGTGGAGGACAGTCTCATTCACAGTAGCATTGTCCCGGGTATGATAAAGCAAGCCAGAAATTTGGAGAAAAACCTTTGATTCTTGGTGAGCTAATGAGTCTTCCCAGATGATTAGGGAAGATCCTGAAGATGTAGAGATAATGTCTTCATGTGCGACAGGGATGGAAATCAGGTCACAGAACTTGCCACAGGACAACGTGCGACCCATGGAAGAGAAGCTCCTGGAGCCCAAGTGAGAAGTCATTCACTAGGCGCTAAATCGGCAGATGAGAGAGAGAACATGGAAACTGATTAAGGGCATCTCAGATTGAGCTGAGGACAAAGAGAATTtctattaccaaaaagaaatgttgaagaaatCGTTATCAACCTGCATACTAACCCCTGCTATTTGCCAGaatagggggagggagggtgttaagtaaatgacttttttttttttttttttttgctattgctGATTCCCGTCTTAACCTTCCCCCGAGTGAGTctatgaaaataatcagaaaggCAGCAATGAAGGACCCTAGGCTTGTTCTGCCACCTTCAGCATTGgaagttttaaagaatttttggTAAATTGAGGAATAATGACAAAAGCCACAGCTGTCTTTCGTTCAGTGCTTACTTTATGTAAGCCGTAATTGCTAAgactttcacatatattatctgaATGAAGCCCCACGAATAATCTGAGGTAGGAAACAGGTGAGGAAAATCAAGAGTCTATTTTCCAGACTGGAAGACAACTGCAAGGTCGGACAGCTCTCTTCCCAGACTGGAAGTTAAGGATGTGTAGCGatcaaaggaagaaattttttccATAAATTGGAGGGTGAGATGGCCTTCTGGGCTTGAAAGATGgaccacagacatagaaatatatttgagttTCGTACTCAAACCCTTTTCCCATTTAAAGCTTGGTCTTAATGGGTTTTAGCACATTATCAATGACTGAATTCCCCTTTTCTCCAGCATTATATCCACACGGTATCTCTGTAAGGTAGacattatttttgccttttaattgctCCATCATATGCTCAAAAGTTCACGGTTGGAGTTGGATCCTGAACCCTGGTCCTCCAACTCCCAATTTCAAGCTCTCCCAACAAGCTTCCTTACCAAATTATTTGTATTGTCATGTTTGGACATTAACCCCCAATGCTTTTGGAAGGCACTGCTCCCTGGGTTACCTACCCCCCCACCAGAGATCACCAACCTGGAGGCCTGGTCAGCTGCACTCTCTCGGGCCTGGAGACAGTGAtctgcagagacagagaagggcacATTCAAACACCAACCCCAGTTTGTTTCCCAGAATGAAGCCAGATGATTCTCCAGGTTAGGACAAAGGGGACTGACTGGGGATATTATCTCCTCTTGGATTCCTCACATCGGTAACATTCCCTCGGTAAGATGGGAATTTCAGCAGAGAAAGCCAGAGATCACTCAACTTACCAACTTTGGTCAGGTCAACTATATTTTCCTCAACAATTCCGTATTTTTGGCAAATTCTCACAAACTTTCTCTTAAGCATTGCAGTCACATCTCGTTCTCGGGCTGTGGGAAGAGTGACAGTAACTGCTGTGTCGTGTTTATTGGCCATCGAGGCTCACTGAGGGGTGGGACTCCAGACGGACGGGGAAATGGATGGCACTGACTGGGGCTCAGGCAGAAGTCCTGGGATGGAATATAACCTGACTTGATTTGACATCTTTAGGCTATCTTTCTGGCACGATGAGAGAGTCATCATCTTCCCATCACTGAGCCTGAGGGATTTTTACCAAAGGTGAGAGCGTCTGTcttcagaggaggagagatgtccCAGGATAAGTTCGGGAAGCCCACACTGCCTccaggcttccttccttccctggtcTCCCCGCCCCCAAGATGAGCGTCAGCATGAAAACACTGTACCACTGAGTTTCAGCACGTGGAATGTTCCATTGTTGCTGACATTCAcgagataaaaaataatatacttatCATAGTCCACTTCAAGGATGCAAAATATATTGTATCCATCATCTGTGGAGGAAACAGAACATAGCTCAGGACTTCTTTGGACCACAGGAAGCAAGTGAAACCCTTTACCTGTTCTGtcccacaaaaacaaactcaagtgCATAGCCTGGAAGAGATAGAGAGTGATATCTACTGTCTTCCATTTGCATCTCTCTGGGCTCTGTGAAGCAGCTTCTGAGGATTGACTAGTGGTAGAAAAATTCAGCCTCAGTGGCAActtcccctccatcctcctccctgaGACTCACCTTCCTCCCTCGGCCGTGTCTGCCCACCATGTGGCTGTCCTCTCTGTGAGCCCCACTGGCATCATATACCCAGTTATATTCTCAGTAATGTGCTGGGGCAGTGGCCACCAGACATCACCAGGAAGTGGGCAGGGAATGAGAAGCTGTCCTGCCAATTtacttactttctttctttcttcttcttctttctttcttttttttttggtgccaatTTTCTTTTGTTGCAGGAGGTACATATGGCCTATCTGTCTTCTTCATCTCAGGGaattatgtgccagacattggcTTTTATGCACAAATTTCTCCCAAACTCAGGACATTGGCTATTAGATGACCCCATTCTACTACTGAAATAAGTACTGATCAGGAATTCATCAAGCTTCTGAAGATACTGGGGTTTAGTAAATTCCTTGCAGTTGGAAGTAGAAtttagaaagacttttttttttttgtggcataCTTACAGGTAAGTGTATATACATCATCCTCTTCTGCTTTGTCACAAATCAAAGAAATTTCAGTACACTCTCCATTTACCCGGTAAAACAGAATGAGCTGCTGCTCAAGGGATACTGATGGGACGAGCTGCCTCATACTCTACCTATAAGTTAAATTTCTGATTCCACTGATTAACTGTTGAACATTTTGGGGTAGTTTTTCCAAAGCACTTTTATCtacattatttcactttatttggtACTTTGAGAATAAGTCAACTACCTCTGTCACTGTTACTCTACCACTATTTCCCCCACTACTATTCCTACAGCGACTTGTCTAGATAATTAGCTGAGTTCTCACCACGTGCCAGCCTCTCAGCTACGTGCCTGACAAACATTACTTCACTTGGTCCTCACCATAAAACCATGAGAGAgaatttttatcatcttttaccCAAGGGAAAATTGAGGTAGAAAGAGATGATTTTTCTTGATCATACAACTAGTAGGAGATAGATTTAAGAGTGAGCTAGGTCATTGATTCCAAGCCCTGTGCTGTATTGCCACATGACTTAGGATTCTGATACCTCTCGACCCCTTACCCCCTCTCTTCCCATTTAAATATACTCCTGCCTCCAATTCTTACCTCTGAATCTAGAAAAGCTACAGGTTAACAAGCTCTAGTCAGGGCCAGATAATGCACTCATTTTGGATAGAGGctgagaatatgtgtgtgtgtgtgtgtgtgtgtgtgtgtgtgtgtgtaaaggtcCAAGACCCTACTCAGgattctgttttccctttcccaagcaaaaaaaccccacatttacTTTGT
It encodes the following:
- the LOC102514102 gene encoding allergen Fel d 4-like translates to MKLLSLCLGLTLVCAWRERNDVVESNFDISKISGDWYSILLASDFKGKIEENGSFRISMEHISACDNSSLALKLYTNMRQLVPSVSLEQQLILFYRVNGECTEISLICDKAEEDDVYTLTCKYATKKKKSFYDGYNIFCILEVDYDKYIIFYLVNVSNNGTFHVLKLSARERDVTAMLKRKFVRICQKYGIVEENIVDLTKVDHCLQARESAADQASRISTEIRGQMKTMVELLPTWVPGLCIQ